Part of the Archangium lipolyticum genome, GTCGGACAGGGCTCGCCGGACCCGCTGTTCGCGCTCTCCGTCGCCCTTGAAGAGGTTGCCGCCTCCGAGCGGAGACCAGGCCATTGGCGCCATGCGCAGCCGCTGCGCCTGCTCCAGTGTGCCGTCGTGCAACGGCTCCAAGTGCAGCACCGACAGCTCCACCTGGTTCGTCACCAGCGGCCGTGACAGGCGGGATTGCAGCAGGGAGATCTGCTCGGGCGTGTGATTGGAGACGCCCACGTACCGGACCTTCCCGGACCGGCACACCTCGTCGAGAGCCGCCGCCGTCTCGTCGGCGTCCATCAGGGGATCCGGCCGGTGGAGCAGCAACAGGTCGAGGTAGTCGGTCCCGAAGTTCCGCAGGGAATTGTCGACCGAGGCGAGGATGTGCGCGCGGCCGGTGTCGTAATGCTTTACGCGGTGCGCCGGGCGCTGGCCGCTCTTCAGCATGATGCCGCATTTGGTGATCAGCTCGATGCGGCCACGGTCGCCGCGCCACTCCCGCAGCGCTCCGCCGAAGAGTGATTCAATCTGATAGTCTCCATAAATATCGGCGTGGTCGAAGCTGGTGAGGCCCAACTCCAGACAGGCGTCGATCCACCGGGCGAGCCCGGTGGGCTCACGTGTCTCCTCGCCCTGGAAGGCACGCCAGAGACCACAGACGAGACGCGAGAGCTCCAGTCCTTCAGGGTGCAGCTTCTGCCTACCGACGGTCATGTTTGTCTCCAATGGAAACCGGTGAGTCCTCGAGGATGCGTATCACCCTCTCGCGCAGCTGGCCGAGAGCGGACGCGAGCCTCGCGCCCGGGAGGTGCTGCGAGCGGCTCGCCCAGAGCGCACGCTCCAGTCCGCGTGGTGGCCGCAGGCGGGTGAGCAGCGCGAGCAGGATGTCCACCCGGGCATAGGCGCGGAGGAAGACTCCAGCCCATTGTCCCAGTGCCCCCTCCGGCGCGCGTCCCGCGAGGTCCAGCAGGAAGACGAACAGGTCATCCGCGTGGCGCTCGTCGGCGGAGAGCCAGGGCTCGTGCGGGGTCTCGAAGTCGATGAGCCGCGCGCACCGCCCGGCCGCGTCATAGAGGACATTCTTCAGGTGGGCATCGCCGTGGGACCATGGCACCCGCGAGCCCGGCAGGCACAGCGCGTGGGCACGGCGGAGCTCCACGGCGGAGGCCGCCAGCATCTCCGGCGTCAGCTCCCCGCGCGCCAGCAGCCGGTCCAGGCTCTCGCCCGGGAGCTCCTCCAG contains:
- a CDS encoding aldo/keto reductase — protein: MTVGRQKLHPEGLELSRLVCGLWRAFQGEETREPTGLARWIDACLELGLTSFDHADIYGDYQIESLFGGALREWRGDRGRIELITKCGIMLKSGQRPAHRVKHYDTGRAHILASVDNSLRNFGTDYLDLLLLHRPDPLMDADETAAALDEVCRSGKVRYVGVSNHTPEQISLLQSRLSRPLVTNQVELSVLHLEPLHDGTLEQAQRLRMAPMAWSPLGGGNLFKGDGEREQRVRRALSDVAAEQGHDNLGAVAIAWLLRHPSRPVPVLGSSRVERLRELVRGESLALSRQQWFSIWEASAGRPVP
- a CDS encoding phosphotransferase; the encoded protein is MIELVRVNTVRPESLRGRAVWVKRRRPGMGAVIAPGNLFLRLSRSRIRMFVSCARWQDWELASFQLLHPGRLAERRKGGAVALEELPGESLDRLLARGELTPEMLAASAVELRRAHALCLPGSRVPWSHGDAHLKNVLYDAAGRCARLIDFETPHEPWLSADERHADDLFVFLLDLAGRAPEGALGQWAGVFLRAYARVDILLALLTRLRPPRGLERALWASRSQHLPGARLASALGQLRERVIRILEDSPVSIGDKHDRR